The following proteins come from a genomic window of Lolium rigidum isolate FL_2022 chromosome 5, APGP_CSIRO_Lrig_0.1, whole genome shotgun sequence:
- the LOC124653284 gene encoding WD40 repeat-containing protein HOS15-like — protein sequence MGAITSAELNFLVFRYLQESGFVHAAFTLGYEAGLHKGGIDGNVVPPGALITVVQKGLQYIELEANTDENDEEAEKDFALLEPLEIITKDVEELQRIVKRKKRERLQIDLDKDKGKEKECMIEEHEHRLAGERERERHGKEKDKEREKDRTERDRVEEKEKEREKQNTERIDKFKPEEDSLASAGPTPMDVTTTPQEILSADVTVLEGHSSEVFACAWSPTGSLLASGSGDSTARIWTIPDGPCGSIQPSPASVHVLKNFKGRTNEKSKDVTTLDWNGEGTLLATGSYDGQARIWSRDGELKQTLSRHKGPIFSLKWNRKGDCLLSGSVDKTAIVWDTKTWECKQQYEFHSAPTLDVDWRNNSSFATCSNDNMIYFCKIGDPRPVKTFSGHQKEVNAIKWDPTGSLLASCSDDCTAKIWSVKQDKCVYDFKEHSKEVYTIRWSPTGPGTSNPNQQLLLASASFDSTIKLWDVEQGHLLYSLAGHVQPVYSVAFSPNGEYLASGSLDQSLHIWSVKEGRIVKTFRGSGGIFEVCWNKEGSKLAACFSNNTVCVMDFRM from the exons ATGGGGGCGATCACCTCGGCGGAGCTCAACTTCCTCGTCTTCCGCTACCTCCAGGAGTCCG GTTTTGTTCATGCCGCGTTTACTTTAGGGTATGAAGCAGGGCTTCATAAAGGTGGGATAGATGGAAATGTTGTTCCCCCTGGTGCTCTTATCACTGTCGTGCAGAAAGGCCTCCAGTACATAGAATTAGAAGCAAATACtgatgaaaatgatgaagaagcTGAGAAGGATTTTGCCCTTCTGGAACCTCTTGAAATCATCACAAAAGATGTTGAAGAGTTGCAACGGATTGTGAAGAGGAAAAAAAGGGAGAGGCTTCAGATTGACCTTGACAAGGACAAGGGAAAGGAGAAAGAATGCATGATCGAGGAACATGAACATCGTCTTGCAGGTGAACGGGAGAGAGAGCGCCACGGCAAAGAAAAAGACAAAGAGAGGGAAAAAGACAGAACCGAAAGAGACAgggtggaagagaaggagaaggaaAGGGAAAAACAGAACACAGAGCGCATTGATAAGTTTAAGCCTGAAGAGGATTCCCTTGCCAGTGCAGGTCCTACACCAATGGATGTAACTACAACTCCTCAGGAAATTCTTAGTGCGGATGTAACCGTCTTGGAAGGACACAGTTCGGAGGTGTTTGCTTGTGCATGGAGCCCAACCGGCTCCCTTCTAGCTTCTGGCTCAGGAGACTCAACTGCTAGAATTTGGACAATTCCTGATGGTCCATGTGGTTCCATTCAACCATCTCCTGCAAGTGTTCATGTTCTAAAAAATTTCAAGGGCAGGACTAACGAGAAGAGCAAGGATGTCACCACGCTTGACTGGAATGGGGAAGGAACACTGCTAGCCACGGGCTCCTATGATGGGCAGGCAAGAATATGGAGTAGAGATGGGGAGTTGAAGCAGACTTTGTCCAGACACAAGGGACCTATATTTTCTCTGAAATGGAATAGGAAAGGCGATTGTCTCCTAAGCGGCAGTGTGGACAAAACTGCTATTGTGTGGGATACAAAGACATGGGAGTGCAAGCAGCAATATGAATTTCATTCAGCTCCAACACTAGATGTCGATTGGCGAAACAATAGCTCTTTTGCAACATGCTCAAATGACAACATGATCTACTTTTGCAAGATTGGGGATCCACGCCCAGTTAAAACATTCAGCGGCCACCAGAAAGAAGTTAATGCTATCAAGTGGGATCCAACTGGTTCTTTGTTGGCATCTTGTTCTGATGATTGTACTGCAAAGATATGGAGTGTGAAGCAGGACAAATGTGTGTATGATTTTAAGGAGCATAGTAAGGAGGTATACACCATTAGATGGAGCCCAACAGGTCCAGGAACAAGCAATCCCAATCAACAGCTGCTTTTGGCGAGCGCGTCGTTTGACTCGACTATCAAGCTATGGGATGTTGAGCAAGGACACCTTCTGTACAGCTTGGCTGGCCACGTGCAGCCAGTTTATTCTGTGGCATTTAGCCCTAATGGCGAGTACCTGGCCAGTGGGTCCCTGGACCAAAGCCTGCATATATGGTCCGTCAAAGAAGGCAGGATCGTGAAGACCTTTAGAGGGAGCGGTGGCATTTTTGAAGTGTGTTGGAACAAGGAAGGCAGCAAGTTAGCAGCCTGCTTCTCCAACAACACCGTCTGTGTCATGGATTTCAGGATGTAG